A single region of the Variovorax paradoxus genome encodes:
- a CDS encoding ankyrin repeat domain-containing protein, which yields MMKRGIWSGALAVALGAGAALAAHAQVPPQAAEVLAYEGLHRAAWHGDLPKLKSLIATGTNLDARDARGRTPLHVATHARQREAVKLLAKAGAKLNALEDDRYDAVTIASVADDAPTLALLLSLGASAKQVTSRYDGTALIAAAHLGHDEVVRQLIAAGAPLDHVNNLHWTAAIEAVVLGDGGPRHQRTLAALVDAGANLQLADRQGNTPLQLAKARGYTAMVKLLEAPRAR from the coding sequence ATGATGAAGCGCGGCATCTGGTCCGGGGCACTGGCGGTCGCGCTCGGCGCGGGCGCGGCGCTTGCCGCGCATGCCCAGGTGCCGCCGCAAGCGGCCGAGGTGCTGGCCTATGAAGGGCTGCACCGGGCCGCCTGGCACGGCGACCTGCCAAAACTCAAAAGCCTGATTGCTACCGGCACCAACCTGGACGCACGCGATGCGCGGGGGCGCACGCCTTTGCACGTGGCCACCCATGCGCGGCAGCGCGAAGCGGTGAAGCTGCTCGCCAAGGCCGGCGCGAAGCTCAACGCGCTCGAAGACGATCGCTACGACGCGGTCACCATTGCGTCGGTGGCCGACGACGCTCCGACACTCGCGCTGTTGCTGTCGCTCGGCGCCAGTGCAAAGCAGGTGACGAGCCGCTACGACGGCACCGCGCTCATCGCCGCGGCGCACCTGGGCCATGACGAGGTGGTGCGACAACTGATCGCAGCCGGCGCGCCGCTCGACCATGTCAACAACCTGCACTGGACGGCGGCAATCGAAGCCGTCGTACTCGGCGACGGCGGTCCGCGCCACCAGCGCACGCTTGCAGCGCTGGTCGATGCCGGTGCCAACCTGCAGCTGGCCGACCGCCAGGGCAACACACCGCTGCAGCTTGCCAAGGCCCGCGGCTACACCGCGATGGTGAAGCTGCTGGAGGCGCCGCGCGCAAGATAA
- the tadA gene encoding tRNA adenosine(34) deaminase TadA yields the protein MTTEPLQPLQTGDAHWMALALAEARRAAEAGEVPVGAVLVKNGQVIATGRNTPVAQHDPSAHAEINALRAAAAALGNYRLDGCELFVTLEPCAMCAGAMLHARLARVVFGAADLKTGAAGSVVDLFAEPRLNHRTQVQGDVLAAECSAVLQQFFKERRDAAREQAEPLRDDALRTPAERFDALEGYAFEPRYIHDLPSLRGWRMHYIDEGEGPSDAQTACCLCLHGPGEWGYFFRHLVGAPGLRTLVPDLIGFGKSDKPKREAVHTPEWHCQVLSEWLDRMQPGPMVLVHSAAGAGLATLLQAARPERFTAMLLAPDAGEPVGNAWRAPFPDRGYQAALRALGPMASSSGPDAQQAASLAQKARNAMGYSAA from the coding sequence ATGACAACTGAGCCCCTACAGCCTTTGCAGACAGGCGACGCGCACTGGATGGCGCTGGCGCTGGCCGAGGCGCGCCGGGCCGCCGAAGCCGGCGAGGTGCCCGTGGGTGCGGTGCTGGTGAAGAACGGCCAGGTCATCGCCACGGGCCGCAACACGCCGGTGGCGCAGCACGACCCGAGCGCGCATGCCGAGATCAACGCGCTGCGTGCCGCGGCGGCTGCACTTGGCAACTACCGGCTCGACGGCTGCGAGCTCTTCGTGACCCTCGAGCCGTGTGCCATGTGCGCGGGCGCCATGTTGCACGCGCGGCTCGCGCGCGTGGTGTTCGGCGCGGCCGATCTTAAGACCGGCGCGGCCGGCTCGGTGGTCGATCTTTTTGCGGAGCCCCGGCTGAACCATCGCACCCAGGTGCAGGGCGACGTGCTCGCCGCTGAATGCAGCGCCGTGCTCCAGCAGTTCTTCAAGGAGCGGCGCGATGCGGCGCGCGAACAGGCCGAGCCGTTGCGCGACGATGCACTGCGCACGCCGGCCGAGCGCTTCGATGCGCTGGAGGGCTACGCTTTCGAGCCGCGCTACATCCACGACCTGCCCAGCCTGCGAGGCTGGCGCATGCACTACATAGACGAAGGCGAAGGCCCGAGCGACGCGCAGACGGCCTGTTGCCTGTGCCTGCACGGCCCCGGCGAATGGGGCTACTTCTTTCGCCATCTCGTGGGTGCGCCGGGGCTGCGCACGCTGGTGCCAGACCTCATCGGCTTTGGCAAAAGCGACAAGCCCAAGCGCGAAGCGGTGCACACGCCCGAATGGCACTGCCAGGTGCTGAGCGAATGGCTCGACCGCATGCAGCCCGGGCCGATGGTGCTGGTGCACAGCGCCGCGGGCGCCGGGCTCGCGACTTTGCTGCAGGCTGCAAGGCCCGAGCGGTTCACGGCCATGCTCCTTGCACCCGATGCCGGCGAGCCGGTGGGCAATGCATGGCGCGCGCCATTCCCGGACCGCGGCTACCAGGCCGCGCTGCGCGCGCTCGGCCCCATGGCGTCGTCTTCGGGTCCGGATGCGCAGCAGGCCGCGTCGCTCGCACAGAAGGCTCGCAACGCAATGGGATACTCGGCGGCGTGA
- a CDS encoding adenylate/guanylate cyclase domain-containing protein: protein MDANSTVVFADLTGSSRVFEAMGNARATETVTRLTQWIGSICQAHGGRVVKSLGDGVFAIFSHAAAATHAVIELQRYHQKRLVAWPAPLRMALQIGVASGEVLEVEGDCFGDAVNLASRLSDLAGPGQIWATDAVISQLREVGVRHRDLGLITIRGRSEMSAVHRIDWQEEVTSFLTVPAALMPMRLPDSSFGQIELAWLDVRSMFRTEELPIHLGRVNDAQFVVTDPRVSRLHARIELRQGSCVLTDLSTYGTWVRFHGNGGPSNEIALRREECVLHGSGEIGLGASLSDFTAPTIAFKTAGTEMLLSPRAPRR, encoded by the coding sequence ATGGATGCCAATTCCACAGTCGTTTTCGCTGACCTGACCGGGAGCTCCCGGGTCTTTGAAGCCATGGGAAATGCGCGCGCCACCGAAACGGTGACGCGGCTCACCCAATGGATCGGCAGTATTTGCCAGGCGCACGGGGGCAGGGTGGTCAAGTCGCTGGGCGACGGCGTTTTTGCCATCTTCTCGCACGCCGCCGCAGCCACGCATGCCGTCATCGAGCTGCAGCGCTACCACCAGAAGCGCCTGGTGGCTTGGCCGGCGCCGCTGCGCATGGCCCTGCAGATCGGCGTGGCAAGCGGCGAAGTGCTCGAGGTCGAGGGCGACTGCTTCGGCGATGCGGTCAACCTGGCCTCGCGGCTCAGCGACCTGGCGGGACCGGGGCAGATCTGGGCCACCGACGCCGTGATTTCGCAGTTGCGCGAGGTCGGCGTGCGGCATCGCGACCTGGGCCTCATCACCATTCGCGGGCGCAGCGAAATGTCGGCGGTCCATCGCATCGACTGGCAGGAGGAGGTGACCTCGTTCCTGACCGTGCCGGCCGCGCTCATGCCCATGCGCCTGCCCGATTCGTCGTTCGGGCAGATCGAGCTCGCTTGGCTGGACGTGCGCTCCATGTTCCGCACCGAAGAGTTGCCGATCCACCTGGGCCGTGTGAACGACGCGCAGTTCGTGGTCACCGATCCGCGCGTCTCGCGGCTGCACGCGCGCATCGAGCTGCGGCAGGGCAGTTGCGTGCTGACCGATCTCAGCACGTACGGCACCTGGGTGCGGTTTCACGGCAACGGCGGTCCGAGCAACGAGATCGCTCTGCGGCGCGAAGAGTGCGTGCTGCACGGCAGCGGAGAGATCGGCCTGGGCGCATCGCTGAGCGATTTCACCGCGCCGACCATCGCCTTCAAGACGGCCGGTACGGAAATGCTGCTGTCGCCCCGCGCCCCCCGGCGCTGA
- a CDS encoding FMN-binding negative transcriptional regulator, translating to MYMPPQFNAKDPAIALELMRAHPFASLISNDDEGLPFVTHLPIVAEQREGDELVLLGHCAKPNPHWRYLQARPQAVVTFMGPHSYLSPSVYPDLARVPTWNYLAVHCTVEARLIEEPAAKDALLKKLIGDHEPGYAQQWRDLGEEFQLKMLAGIVGFEMRVTALQCKLKLNQHRRESHAAMRAVYSAGTPDEKALAVWMERLGMTGEATAVQGA from the coding sequence ATGTACATGCCCCCGCAGTTCAACGCCAAGGACCCGGCCATTGCGCTGGAGTTGATGCGTGCGCACCCGTTCGCCAGCCTGATCTCCAACGACGACGAAGGGCTGCCGTTTGTCACGCACCTGCCCATCGTGGCCGAGCAGCGCGAAGGCGACGAGCTCGTGCTGCTGGGTCATTGCGCCAAGCCGAACCCGCACTGGCGATACCTGCAGGCGCGGCCGCAGGCGGTCGTCACTTTCATGGGGCCGCATTCGTACCTGTCGCCTTCGGTCTACCCCGACCTGGCACGGGTGCCCACCTGGAACTACCTGGCGGTGCACTGCACCGTCGAGGCCCGGCTGATCGAAGAACCCGCCGCGAAGGACGCGCTGCTCAAGAAGCTCATCGGCGATCACGAGCCCGGCTATGCGCAGCAGTGGCGCGACTTGGGCGAGGAGTTCCAGCTCAAGATGCTGGCCGGCATCGTCGGCTTCGAAATGCGGGTAACCGCGCTGCAGTGCAAGCTCAAGCTCAACCAGCACCGCCGCGAATCGCATGCCGCCATGCGCGCCGTCTACAGCGCCGGCACGCCGGACGAGAAGGCGCTCGCGGTGTGGATGGAGCGCCTTGGCATGACGGGCGAAGCCACTGCGGTGCAAGGAGCCTGA
- a CDS encoding hybrid sensor histidine kinase/response regulator: MPIDVQSKLLIVDDLPENLLALEALIRGPGRAVFRATSAEEALALLLDHEFALAILDVQMPGMNGFELAELMRGTERTRHIPIIFVSAAGRELNYAFQGYESGAVDFLHKPLDPHAVTSKVNVFVDLHRHRKALGQEMEKLAAANHKQEELVQQLRHTQRELERAVQMRDDFMSMVSHELRTPLNTLYLETQLRQLHVAKGNLESFAADRLPSMIERDQRQIRNMVRLIDDMLDVTRMRRDALSIQPKPVDLAALARTVVEGLRQQAEAAGSKIALEAPRELRGVWDEFRIEQVLTNLLTNALRYGRGKPVEMVLAQVGGTARITVRDQGIGIAPEDQERIFEQFERTDDSRKHASGLGLGLYITRKIVCLHNGCIEVESTPGEGALFRVELPLEAVARTVAQAEA, from the coding sequence ATGCCCATTGACGTCCAAAGCAAGCTGCTGATCGTCGATGACCTGCCCGAAAACCTTCTTGCGCTCGAAGCCCTGATTCGCGGCCCGGGGCGCGCGGTGTTCCGCGCGACTTCGGCCGAAGAAGCGCTTGCGCTGCTGCTCGACCACGAGTTTGCGCTCGCGATTCTTGACGTTCAGATGCCGGGCATGAACGGCTTCGAACTGGCCGAGCTCATGCGCGGCACCGAGCGCACCCGGCACATTCCCATCATCTTCGTGAGCGCGGCGGGCCGCGAACTCAACTATGCATTCCAGGGCTACGAGAGCGGCGCGGTCGACTTCTTGCACAAGCCACTCGATCCGCATGCGGTCACGAGCAAGGTCAACGTGTTCGTCGACCTGCACCGCCACCGCAAGGCGCTCGGCCAGGAGATGGAAAAGCTAGCGGCCGCCAACCACAAGCAGGAAGAACTGGTGCAGCAGCTGCGGCATACGCAGCGCGAACTCGAACGCGCGGTGCAAATGCGCGACGACTTCATGTCGATGGTTTCGCACGAGCTGCGCACGCCGCTCAACACTCTTTACCTCGAAACCCAACTGCGGCAGCTTCATGTGGCCAAGGGCAACCTGGAGTCCTTTGCCGCGGACCGGCTGCCCTCGATGATCGAACGCGACCAGCGGCAGATTCGCAACATGGTGCGGCTGATCGACGACATGCTCGACGTGACGCGCATGCGGCGCGACGCGCTGTCCATACAGCCCAAGCCGGTGGACCTGGCCGCCCTTGCACGGACCGTGGTGGAGGGCCTGCGCCAGCAGGCGGAGGCCGCGGGCTCGAAGATCGCGCTCGAAGCGCCGCGCGAGCTTCGGGGCGTGTGGGACGAGTTCCGCATCGAACAGGTGCTGACCAACCTGCTGACCAACGCACTGCGCTACGGCCGCGGCAAGCCCGTCGAGATGGTGCTCGCCCAGGTTGGCGGCACCGCGCGCATCACCGTGCGCGACCAAGGCATCGGCATTGCACCCGAAGACCAGGAACGCATCTTCGAGCAGTTCGAGCGCACGGACGACAGCCGCAAGCATGCGTCGGGATTGGGCCTGGGCCTCTACATCACGCGCAAGATCGTGTGCCTGCACAACGGCTGCATCGAGGTGGAGAGCACGCCGGGCGAAGGGGCGCTGTTCCGGGTCGAACTGCCGCTGGAGGCCGTTGCCAGGACAGTGGCGCAAGCGGAGGCGTAG
- a CDS encoding LD-carboxypeptidase, with protein sequence MTKHIYIYSPSSAIRDKAAFRRGVARLKALGYEVELDEAALAVHQRFAGDDATRLASISRAAASGADIALIARGGYGLTRILDAIPYKAVAKAIQRGTEFVGLSDFTALQNALFVKTGAVTWAGPAVGEDFGAEGGADDIMEACFDDLASGQGEGTGWRMPVRDAGLKLKPVHDATLWGGNLCVLTSLLGTPYFPQVDKGVLFIEDTNEHPYRIERMLDQLRMAGVLAKQRAIVFGQFTGMRKVPGYDRGFGFDSVVDRLRARLKVPVLMGLPFGHVQTKVLLPVGAKVELAAEGRDVFMVWGHRHAHDDHAH encoded by the coding sequence GTGACCAAACACATCTATATCTATTCCCCCTCCAGCGCGATTCGCGACAAGGCCGCTTTCCGACGCGGCGTCGCAAGGCTCAAGGCCCTTGGCTATGAAGTCGAACTCGACGAGGCCGCGCTTGCAGTGCACCAGCGTTTTGCGGGCGACGACGCGACACGGCTCGCCTCGATCAGCCGCGCCGCCGCCAGCGGTGCCGACATTGCCTTGATTGCGCGCGGCGGCTACGGCCTCACGCGCATCCTCGACGCGATCCCCTACAAGGCCGTGGCCAAGGCGATCCAGCGCGGGACCGAATTCGTGGGCCTGAGCGACTTCACGGCCTTGCAAAATGCGCTGTTCGTCAAGACCGGCGCCGTCACCTGGGCCGGCCCTGCGGTGGGCGAAGATTTTGGCGCCGAGGGCGGCGCCGACGACATCATGGAAGCCTGCTTCGACGACCTCGCGAGTGGGCAGGGCGAAGGCACAGGCTGGCGCATGCCGGTGCGCGACGCCGGGCTGAAGCTCAAGCCCGTGCACGACGCCACCCTGTGGGGCGGCAACCTTTGCGTGCTGACCAGCCTGCTCGGAACGCCTTATTTCCCGCAGGTGGACAAGGGCGTGCTCTTCATCGAAGACACCAACGAGCATCCGTACCGCATCGAGCGCATGCTCGACCAGTTGCGCATGGCCGGGGTGCTGGCAAAGCAGCGCGCCATCGTGTTCGGCCAGTTCACCGGCATGCGCAAGGTGCCCGGCTACGACCGCGGGTTTGGCTTCGATTCAGTGGTCGACAGGTTGCGCGCAAGGCTCAAGGTGCCGGTGCTCATGGGGCTGCCCTTCGGGCACGTGCAAACCAAGGTGCTGCTGCCCGTGGGTGCCAAGGTGGAGCTTGCCGCCGAAGGGCGGGATGTCTTCATGGTCTGGGGCCACCGCCACGCGCACGACGACCACGCGCATTGA
- a CDS encoding response regulator: MNVLIVDDNQAAADLLQELLTLQDHTARCTYTAQQAMDAAKAERFDAALIDLTLPDFPGTEVARRLRTEFAEGAPRLLVAISGFSVEDAAGAAARDLFDHHLQKPIDIGQLTAILSAPQ, encoded by the coding sequence GTGAATGTGCTGATCGTCGACGACAACCAGGCCGCCGCAGACCTCCTGCAGGAACTGCTGACCTTGCAGGACCATACCGCCCGCTGCACCTACACGGCGCAGCAGGCCATGGATGCGGCAAAGGCAGAGCGCTTCGATGCGGCGCTCATCGACCTTACCCTGCCCGATTTTCCCGGCACCGAGGTGGCGCGTCGGCTGCGCACGGAGTTCGCGGAAGGTGCGCCACGGCTCCTGGTGGCCATATCGGGCTTCTCGGTGGAAGACGCGGCCGGCGCCGCGGCACGGGACCTGTTCGACCACCATCTTCAAAAGCCGATCGACATCGGCCAGCTCACCGCGATTCTGTCGGCGCCGCAGTGA